One stretch of Halichoerus grypus chromosome 10, mHalGry1.hap1.1, whole genome shotgun sequence DNA includes these proteins:
- the MITD1 gene encoding MIT domain-containing protein 1 isoform X2, whose translation MAKSGKELDPQSVAAFTVLKRAVELDSESRYQQALVCYQEGIDLLMQVLRGTKDDTKKCNLRKQITGYMDRAEIVKKYLDQEKEDGKYHKQIKIEENATGFSYESLFQKYLNETVTEVWIQDPYIRQTHQLYNFLRFCEMLIKKPCKVKTIHLLTSPNEGSGKQQQSSGLQEIKESLQNHGVLLELEYSSSVHDREIRFNNGWMIKIGRGLDYFKKPQSRFSLGYCDFDLRPCHETTVDIFHNKHTKKI comes from the exons ATGGCGAAGTCCGGGAAGGAGCTGGATCCCCAGAGCGTGGCTGCATTCACGGTGTTAAAGCGGGCGGTAGAACTAGACTCGGAGTCCCGGTACCAGCAGGCTCTGGTGTGTTACCAGGAGGGGATAGACCTGCTCATGCAGGTTCTCAGAG gtaccaaagatgatacaaagaaatgtaatctcagaaaacaaattaCTGGCTACATGGATAGAGCAGAAATAGTGAAGAAATACTTGGAtcaagaaaaagaag ATGGAAAATATCACAAGCAGATTAAAATAGAAGAGAATGCAACAGGTTTCAGTTATGAGTCACTTTTTCAAAAATACCTTAATGAAACAGTTACAGAAGTTTGGATACAAGATCCTTATATTAGACAGACTCATCAG CTATATAACTTTCTTCGATTTTGTGAGATGCTTATTAAGAAACCATGTAAAGTAAAAACTATTCATCTTCTCACCTCTCCGAATGAA GGGAGTGGGAAACAGCAGCAAAGTAGTGGCCTGCAAGAAATAAAAGAGTCACTCCAGAATCACGGGGTGCTGTTGGAATTAGAATATTCTTCTTCAGTACATGACCGAGAAATTAG GTTTAACAATGGATGGATGATTAAGATTGGAAGAGGACTTGATTATTTTAAGAAACCACAG agTCGTTTTTCCCTTGgatattgtgattttgatttaagACCATGTCATGAAACAACAGTGGACATTTTTCataataagcacacaaaaaaaaTATGA
- the MRPL30 gene encoding large ribosomal subunit protein uL30m isoform X1, with protein MQRLVIFPLFFFHSLQKRTVTTLMAGILRSIVQRPPGKLQTVTKGVESLICTDWIRHKFTKSRIPDKVFQSSPADHEKYGGDPQHPHKLHIVTRIKSTKRRPYWEKDIIKMLGLEKAHTPQVHKNIPSVNAKLKVVKHLIRIKPLKLPQGLPAEEDMSNTCLKSTGELVVRWHLNPIDQEVVKS; from the exons ATGCAGCGGTTggtgatctttcctcttttcttctttcattcg CTTCAGAAGAGAACAGTCACCACACTCATGGCAGGGATTTTGCGCTCAATAGTTCAGAGGCCCCCAGGCAAACTCCAA ACTGTGACAAAAGGTGTGGAGTCTCTTATTTGCACGGATTGGATTCGTCACAAATTTACCAAGTCAAGAATTCCAGATAAA GTATTTCAGTCTTCACCTGCAGATCATGAAAAATACGGTGGGGATCCACAGCACCCTCATAAACTGCATATTGTTACcagaataaaaagtacaaaaagacgTCCATATTGggaaaaagatataataaagatgCTTGGATTAGAAAAA gCACATACTCCTCAAGTTCACAAGAATATCCCTTCAGTGAACGCAAAACTGAAAGTGGTTAAACATTTGATAAG GATCAAGCCCCTGAAGTTGCCCCAAGGACTTCCAGCAGAGGAGGACATGTCTAACACCTGCCTCAAGAGCACTGGGGAATTAGTGGTGCGGTGGCATCTAAACCCCATAGACCAGGAAGTAGTTAAGTCCTAA
- the MRPL30 gene encoding large ribosomal subunit protein uL30m isoform X3: MQRLVIFPLFFFHSLQKRTVTTLMAGILRSIVQRPPGKLQTVTKGVESLICTDWIRHKFTKSRIPDKVFQSSPADHEKYGGDPQHPHKLHIVTRIKSTKRRPYWEKDIIKMLGLEKAHTPQVHKNIPSVNAKLKVVKHLIRFCLTSHW, from the exons ATGCAGCGGTTggtgatctttcctcttttcttctttcattcg CTTCAGAAGAGAACAGTCACCACACTCATGGCAGGGATTTTGCGCTCAATAGTTCAGAGGCCCCCAGGCAAACTCCAA ACTGTGACAAAAGGTGTGGAGTCTCTTATTTGCACGGATTGGATTCGTCACAAATTTACCAAGTCAAGAATTCCAGATAAA GTATTTCAGTCTTCACCTGCAGATCATGAAAAATACGGTGGGGATCCACAGCACCCTCATAAACTGCATATTGTTACcagaataaaaagtacaaaaagacgTCCATATTGggaaaaagatataataaagatgCTTGGATTAGAAAAA gCACATACTCCTCAAGTTCACAAGAATATCCCTTCAGTGAACGCAAAACTGAAAGTGGTTAAACATTTGATAAG ATTTTGTCTGACCTCTCATTGGTGA
- the MRPL30 gene encoding large ribosomal subunit protein uL30m isoform X2, whose translation MAGILRSIVQRPPGKLQTVTKGVESLICTDWIRHKFTKSRIPDKVFQSSPADHEKYGGDPQHPHKLHIVTRIKSTKRRPYWEKDIIKMLGLEKAHTPQVHKNIPSVNAKLKVVKHLIRIKPLKLPQGLPAEEDMSNTCLKSTGELVVRWHLNPIDQEVVKS comes from the exons ATGGCAGGGATTTTGCGCTCAATAGTTCAGAGGCCCCCAGGCAAACTCCAA ACTGTGACAAAAGGTGTGGAGTCTCTTATTTGCACGGATTGGATTCGTCACAAATTTACCAAGTCAAGAATTCCAGATAAA GTATTTCAGTCTTCACCTGCAGATCATGAAAAATACGGTGGGGATCCACAGCACCCTCATAAACTGCATATTGTTACcagaataaaaagtacaaaaagacgTCCATATTGggaaaaagatataataaagatgCTTGGATTAGAAAAA gCACATACTCCTCAAGTTCACAAGAATATCCCTTCAGTGAACGCAAAACTGAAAGTGGTTAAACATTTGATAAG GATCAAGCCCCTGAAGTTGCCCCAAGGACTTCCAGCAGAGGAGGACATGTCTAACACCTGCCTCAAGAGCACTGGGGAATTAGTGGTGCGGTGGCATCTAAACCCCATAGACCAGGAAGTAGTTAAGTCCTAA